Proteins from one Terriglobales bacterium genomic window:
- a CDS encoding type II secretion system protein GspK — protein sequence MRRAHKTRQRGVVLIAVMWGVFLLTALAFALSTTVRGGGEELRARKEGLQAHYLARGAVYKAIPMLTAVSSDPAKPAPFVPGQRELTWTEGDTRINIDVQDESGKFDVNATPPEVLERLFMNLGLQFQQAHDLAAAIEDWRDADSDTRPGGAEDGYYSNLGEPYHPANADFRSVEELLLARGVTPELFYGGYAVSDQGEVTRRPGLVDCLTVHSHAAAVNINYAPYAVLMAIPAMDPATARLIIAGRERKPYAAVSDFVHDNPVLLSTDTMNYLSTSSSGRYSLIAAGVTPSGITSRVRAVVQVGGFQPATHRDQFGRLVNASGQPVSSEAPAVPFAILSWDDSYVR from the coding sequence GTGAGGCGCGCCCACAAAACCCGGCAGCGCGGCGTGGTGCTCATCGCCGTAATGTGGGGCGTGTTCCTGCTAACGGCGCTCGCCTTCGCGCTCTCCACCACCGTACGCGGCGGCGGTGAAGAACTGCGCGCGCGCAAAGAAGGCCTGCAGGCGCACTACCTCGCCCGCGGCGCCGTATACAAGGCAATCCCGATGCTGACGGCCGTGAGCAGCGATCCGGCCAAGCCGGCGCCTTTCGTACCCGGCCAGCGCGAACTCACGTGGACGGAAGGCGACACGCGCATCAACATCGACGTTCAGGACGAATCGGGCAAATTCGACGTCAACGCAACGCCGCCTGAAGTCCTCGAGCGCCTGTTCATGAATCTCGGACTGCAATTCCAGCAGGCGCATGACCTGGCTGCCGCGATCGAAGATTGGCGCGATGCCGACTCCGACACGCGCCCCGGCGGCGCCGAAGACGGCTACTACAGCAATCTTGGCGAGCCTTATCACCCGGCCAACGCCGATTTCCGTTCGGTCGAAGAGCTGCTCCTGGCGCGCGGCGTAACGCCTGAGCTTTTCTATGGAGGCTACGCGGTCAGTGACCAAGGCGAAGTCACTCGCCGGCCCGGCCTGGTGGATTGCCTGACCGTGCACTCGCACGCCGCGGCGGTGAACATCAATTACGCGCCGTATGCGGTGCTGATGGCGATTCCCGCGATGGATCCCGCCACCGCGCGGCTCATCATCGCGGGACGCGAGCGGAAGCCTTACGCCGCGGTCAGCGACTTCGTGCACGACAATCCGGTGCTGCTCTCGACCGACACGATGAACTATCTGAGCACTTCCAGCAGCGGCCGCTACTCGCTGATTGCTGCCGGTGTGACGCCCAGCGGCATCACGTCGCGCGTCCGCGCCGTCGTGCAGGTGGGCGGTTTTCAGCCGGCGACGCACCGCGACCAGTTCGGACGGCTGGTGAACGCGAGCGGGCAGCCGGTCTCGAGCGAAGCGCCGGCGGTCCCGTTCGCCATTCTCAGTTGGGATGACTCTTATGTTCGCTGA